One window from the genome of Acidihalobacter ferrooxydans encodes:
- a CDS encoding tetratricopeptide repeat protein has translation MRPGDAAAQANAKFGSMKFGSMEKTMAIRGGWSGGALILAVLLGGCAMAPAGQHPPVAGADRPQLGAAVPALTPRNQAIYTVLAGELAGQAGDAKQALDFYRKALDAMPEPALAQRVVEVASYLDDTRVAVSAARRWVALDGDNPEAWRVAGVVEARSGDSAHASADLRRFVELNGKPYGHGLVRVSELLQQGVTREVALRVMRELVGDFRHDAYAHYALGVLALHFGDAGQALASAKQALALDAAFQAALILKAQALMETGQTAVALHALQTALRKQPRDQSLQFAYARLLVQAKRYPEARATYTEILRQHPDNPGVLFALGLLDYDLGDKAAARRHLQRFLSGGRHNAAADYFLGRIAQDDGRFSAAVKRYSQVTSGPYAEDAQVRVASILAQHGQLAQARRYLAYLRAQTTDPARKIGLYLVEGDVLTRNGDGAQALALYNEALQRHPGNVRLLYARALLADKRGDLSQAEAGLSRIIQQHPDDAMALNALGYTLAEHTDRYAEALRYIQRALAVRPDDPAILDSMGWVQFRLRHYAAALHYLRAAYAKLPDPEVAAHLVEALNAAGRPAQARQTLRAALAKHPGDARLQKLKQRLDP, from the coding sequence GTGCGCCCGGGTGACGCGGCGGCGCAGGCCAACGCGAAGTTCGGCAGCATGAAGTTCGGCAGCATGGAGAAGACGATGGCAATAAGAGGGGGATGGTCTGGCGGCGCGCTGATACTGGCGGTGCTTCTGGGGGGCTGCGCAATGGCACCTGCCGGGCAGCATCCGCCAGTGGCCGGGGCGGATAGGCCGCAGTTGGGCGCGGCGGTGCCCGCGCTGACGCCACGCAACCAGGCGATCTACACGGTGCTTGCGGGGGAGCTGGCCGGTCAGGCCGGTGACGCCAAGCAGGCCCTGGACTTCTACCGCAAGGCTCTGGACGCCATGCCCGAGCCCGCTTTGGCACAGCGGGTTGTCGAGGTGGCGAGCTATCTGGATGACACCCGGGTGGCGGTGTCGGCGGCACGGCGCTGGGTCGCGTTGGATGGCGACAATCCGGAGGCCTGGCGCGTGGCCGGGGTGGTCGAGGCGCGTAGCGGGGATTCGGCGCACGCGAGCGCGGATTTACGCCGTTTCGTCGAGTTGAACGGAAAGCCTTACGGGCATGGCCTGGTGAGAGTCAGTGAGTTGCTGCAACAGGGAGTGACGCGTGAGGTCGCGCTGCGGGTCATGCGTGAACTGGTCGGTGATTTCAGGCATGACGCCTATGCGCACTATGCACTCGGGGTGCTGGCGCTGCATTTCGGGGACGCCGGCCAGGCCCTGGCGTCAGCCAAACAGGCGCTGGCGCTGGACGCGGCTTTCCAGGCGGCGCTGATCCTCAAGGCGCAGGCCCTGATGGAGACGGGGCAGACCGCGGTTGCCTTGCATGCGTTGCAGACGGCGCTACGCAAGCAGCCCCGCGACCAGAGCCTGCAGTTCGCCTATGCGCGTCTGCTGGTGCAGGCCAAACGCTATCCCGAGGCGCGCGCGACGTATACCGAAATTCTCCGGCAGCACCCGGACAATCCGGGTGTGCTGTTCGCGCTGGGCTTGCTCGATTACGACCTCGGGGACAAGGCCGCGGCACGCCGGCATCTGCAGCGGTTTCTGAGCGGCGGTCGGCACAATGCGGCGGCCGACTATTTTCTCGGGCGCATTGCCCAGGATGATGGGCGTTTTTCGGCTGCGGTCAAACGCTATAGCCAGGTCACTTCCGGACCTTATGCCGAGGATGCGCAAGTACGCGTGGCCTCTATTCTGGCGCAGCATGGTCAGTTGGCGCAGGCACGTCGGTACCTTGCGTATCTGCGCGCGCAAACAACCGATCCGGCCCGCAAGATCGGCCTCTATCTGGTGGAGGGTGATGTGTTGACCCGCAACGGTGACGGCGCACAAGCGCTCGCACTCTACAACGAGGCGCTGCAACGTCATCCAGGCAATGTACGCCTGCTCTATGCCCGCGCGCTGCTGGCTGACAAGCGCGGCGATCTGAGCCAGGCCGAGGCCGGTCTCAGCAGGATAATCCAGCAGCATCCGGACGATGCGATGGCGCTCAACGCGCTGGGCTATACTCTGGCCGAACACACTGATCGCTATGCCGAGGCTTTGAGGTACATCCAGCGTGCATTGGCTGTGCGTCCGGACGATCCGGCCATTCTCGATAGCATGGGCTGGGTGCAGTTTCGCCTGCGGCATTATGCCGCTGCGCTGCATTATCTGCGCGCGGCCTATGCGAAGCTCCCTGATCCGGAGGTGGCCGCACACCTTGTCGAAGCGCTGAATGCCGCGGGCCGGCCTGCGCAGGCGCGGCAGACTCTGCGTGCGGCCTTGGCCAAACATCCGGGTGACGCCCGATTGCAAAAACTCAAACAGCGACTCGATCCATGA
- the lolB gene encoding lipoprotein insertase outer membrane protein LolB, producing the protein MSRTILYSSRRGYGAGALLALCLAMLGGCAVAPPHPATDGGAAWQRHQAWVRAHPNWSLNGRFALNVAGRGWSASLRWLEQGTSYRIDIFGPFGRTVAQLEGGAQGVSLRTQNEPLRTADSVSALMQSALGWSLPVTGLRYWVRGVPAPGTPISSQRIGGSGHLSELNQDGWTIRYLGYNYAFGTRALPTHLRLSNGNVKLNLLVDRWGAAQ; encoded by the coding sequence ATGAGCCGAACGATTCTCTACTCGTCACGCCGCGGTTACGGCGCGGGTGCGTTGCTCGCGTTGTGCCTTGCCATGCTCGGGGGATGCGCGGTGGCGCCGCCGCATCCCGCCACCGATGGCGGCGCGGCGTGGCAGCGGCATCAGGCATGGGTGCGCGCGCACCCGAACTGGTCGTTGAACGGAAGGTTCGCACTGAATGTGGCCGGACGCGGGTGGAGTGCGTCGCTGCGCTGGCTGGAGCAAGGTACGTCGTATCGCATCGATATTTTTGGTCCGTTCGGACGCACCGTGGCGCAGCTTGAAGGTGGCGCTCAGGGCGTGAGCCTGCGCACTCAGAACGAGCCTTTGCGTACGGCGGATTCGGTCAGCGCATTGATGCAAAGCGCGCTGGGCTGGAGCTTGCCAGTCACAGGCTTGCGTTACTGGGTGCGTGGCGTGCCGGCGCCCGGCACGCCGATTTCCAGTCAACGTATCGGCGGCAGCGGGCACTTGTCGGAACTGAACCAGGACGGTTGGACGATTCGCTACCTCGGATACAACTATGCATTCGGCACACGCGCTCTGCCGACACATCTGCGGTTGAGCAACGGCAATGTGAAGCTGAATCTGTTGGTGGATCGCTGGGGGGCGGCGCAATGA
- the ispE gene encoding 4-(cytidine 5'-diphospho)-2-C-methyl-D-erythritol kinase encodes MTDAVWPAPAKLNLFLHIVGRRADGYHLLQTVFQFVDHGDSLRFTSRPGRVIQRIGGASQVPEAEDLCVRAARLLQRATGAREGVAIHLDKRLPLGGGLGGGSSDAATTLVALNALWNTGLSEDDLAGLGLELGADVPVFVRGRAAWAQGVGEHLRVLDALPEPWYVVVCPQVHISTAELFADAKLTRNCPPLTIRAFLRGEGGNVFAPVVRERYQEVNDALDYLGQFSEARLTGTGACVFAAFPNGEEARRVLASMPQTWIGFVARGLNRSPLLDRLQQN; translated from the coding sequence ATGACCGATGCCGTCTGGCCAGCGCCTGCCAAGCTCAATCTGTTCCTGCACATCGTTGGGCGACGGGCGGACGGTTATCACCTGCTCCAGACGGTGTTTCAATTCGTGGATCATGGCGACAGTCTGCGCTTCACGTCTCGGCCTGGACGCGTGATTCAGCGTATCGGCGGCGCGTCGCAAGTGCCGGAGGCCGAGGATTTGTGCGTGCGCGCTGCCCGCCTGCTGCAGCGGGCGACCGGCGCCCGCGAGGGCGTGGCGATCCATCTCGACAAACGTCTGCCACTGGGCGGCGGGTTGGGTGGCGGCAGTTCCGACGCGGCGACGACCCTGGTCGCATTGAACGCACTGTGGAATACCGGTTTGAGTGAGGACGATCTGGCAGGACTGGGCCTCGAACTGGGGGCCGATGTGCCGGTGTTCGTGCGTGGCCGGGCTGCCTGGGCGCAAGGGGTCGGGGAACACCTTCGGGTACTCGATGCACTGCCTGAGCCGTGGTACGTGGTGGTCTGCCCGCAAGTGCACATCTCTACTGCGGAGCTGTTTGCGGATGCGAAATTGACACGGAATTGTCCGCCCCTCACAATACGCGCCTTTCTGCGCGGTGAAGGTGGCAATGTGTTTGCTCCAGTGGTGCGAGAGCGCTATCAGGAAGTCAACGACGCCCTTGATTATCTTGGACAATTTTCCGAGGCCAGATTAACCGGTACGGGCGCGTGCGTGTTTGCGGCATTTCCGAATGGCGAAGAGGCGCGACGGGTGCTCGCATCGATGCCGCAGACGTGGATCGGCTTCGTCGCACGCGGTCTTAACCGATCGCCCTTGTTGGACCGTCTGCAGCAGAATTGA
- a CDS encoding ribose-phosphate diphosphokinase, whose translation MMVFAGNANPRLAEKVVRHLNIPMGKALVGQFSDGEVQVEILENVRGKDVFIIQPTCRPTNHNLMELCIMCDALRRASAWRITTVIPYLGYSRQDRRVRSARVPISAKVVANMLSVAGADRILTVDLHADQVQGFFDVPVDNVYSSPVLLGDIWRQKHENLIVVSPDVGGVVRARALAKRLDDAELAIIDKRRPRANVSQVMHIIGDVEGKTCLIIDDMVDTAGTLCKAADALKQHGATRVVAYATHPVLSGPAVDNITNSSLDELVVTDTIPLLPEAEQCKQIRQLSVAGILAETIHRINREESVSSLFMD comes from the coding sequence ATGATGGTCTTTGCCGGCAATGCCAATCCACGGCTTGCCGAGAAGGTTGTGCGCCACCTGAATATCCCCATGGGCAAAGCGCTGGTCGGGCAGTTCAGCGACGGCGAGGTTCAGGTCGAAATTCTCGAAAACGTACGCGGCAAGGATGTATTTATCATCCAGCCGACCTGCCGGCCGACCAATCATAACCTGATGGAACTGTGCATCATGTGCGACGCGCTGCGGCGTGCGTCGGCCTGGCGGATCACGACCGTGATCCCTTACCTGGGGTACTCTCGCCAGGATCGTCGCGTACGTTCGGCTCGGGTACCGATTTCGGCGAAAGTGGTGGCCAACATGCTCAGCGTGGCCGGTGCCGACCGTATCCTGACTGTCGATCTGCACGCTGATCAGGTGCAGGGTTTTTTTGATGTGCCTGTGGACAATGTGTACTCCTCGCCGGTTCTGTTGGGTGACATCTGGCGTCAGAAGCACGAGAATCTGATCGTCGTTTCGCCCGATGTCGGCGGCGTGGTGCGCGCTCGCGCGCTGGCAAAGCGGCTGGACGATGCGGAGCTGGCAATCATCGACAAACGACGCCCGCGCGCCAATGTGTCGCAGGTCATGCATATCATCGGCGACGTTGAGGGCAAGACCTGCCTGATCATCGACGACATGGTCGACACTGCAGGCACGCTGTGCAAGGCGGCCGATGCGCTCAAGCAGCATGGCGCGACCCGCGTGGTGGCCTACGCCACGCATCCGGTGTTGTCGGGTCCGGCAGTCGATAACATCACGAATTCTTCGCTCGACGAACTGGTGGTTACGGACACGATTCCATTGCTGCCGGAAGCCGAACAATGCAAGCAGATTCGCCAGCTCTCGGTGGCGGGTATCCTGGCCGAGACGATTCACCGGATCAACCGCGAAGAGTCGGTCAGCAGTTTATTCATGGATTAA
- a CDS encoding 50S ribosomal protein L25/general stress protein Ctc, producing the protein MDTSFEVIAEKRDDQGKGASRRLRRAGRVPGIIYGGSGESAPISVLAHVLNKHLENEAFYSHILTVQLDGKRERVVLRDLQRHPSHPTILHFDLQRVSEDQAIHVRVPLHFLNEETAPGVKQSGGLVSRQLNEVEVSCLPKDLPEAIEVDLGALEMNESIHLSDLKLPAGVTLVELSYGEEHDQPVVAIHAPRVAAETDDEAEADEEEEAE; encoded by the coding sequence ATGGATACGAGTTTTGAAGTGATCGCCGAAAAGCGCGACGACCAGGGCAAGGGTGCGAGCCGCCGCCTGCGTCGTGCCGGCCGTGTGCCGGGCATCATCTATGGTGGCAGCGGTGAGTCGGCGCCGATCAGCGTGCTCGCCCATGTGCTGAACAAGCATCTGGAGAATGAGGCATTCTATTCGCACATCCTGACGGTGCAGCTCGACGGCAAGCGTGAGCGCGTCGTGTTGCGCGATCTGCAACGTCACCCGTCGCATCCGACAATTTTGCATTTCGACCTGCAGCGCGTGAGCGAAGATCAGGCGATTCACGTCCGTGTACCGCTGCACTTTCTCAATGAAGAGACCGCGCCGGGCGTCAAGCAGAGTGGCGGTCTGGTCAGTCGCCAGTTGAATGAGGTCGAGGTCAGTTGTTTGCCGAAGGATCTGCCGGAAGCCATCGAAGTCGATCTGGGTGCCTTGGAGATGAATGAGTCCATCCATCTGTCCGACCTGAAGCTGCCTGCCGGCGTGACGCTGGTCGAACTGAGCTATGGCGAAGAGCACGATCAGCCTGTTGTGGCCATTCACGCGCCGCGCGTTGCTGCCGAGACCGACGACGAGGCAGAGGCAGACGAAGAAGAAGAGGCTGAGTAA
- the pth gene encoding aminoacyl-tRNA hydrolase: MRLIVGLGNPGRKYDQTRHNAGFWLVDELVRRYRGQWRIESRFLGEVARITFDDGADVWLLKPATYMNKSGQSVAALAAFYKIKPAEMTVAHDEIDLPPGDVRFKFGGGHGGHNGLRDIFSHLGRDFWRVRLGVGHPGHRDQVIDYVLGRPGRDEQMLIDACVEKAADQLPRLVAGDSERAMHALHSR; this comes from the coding sequence TTGCGCCTTATCGTCGGACTTGGTAATCCCGGCCGAAAGTACGACCAGACCCGGCATAATGCCGGGTTCTGGCTCGTTGACGAACTGGTGCGCCGATACCGTGGCCAGTGGCGTATCGAGAGCCGGTTTTTGGGCGAAGTCGCCCGAATCACGTTCGATGACGGTGCCGATGTCTGGTTGCTCAAGCCCGCCACCTATATGAATAAAAGCGGGCAGTCGGTGGCAGCACTGGCCGCGTTCTACAAAATCAAACCTGCTGAAATGACGGTCGCGCACGACGAAATCGATCTTCCGCCAGGCGATGTGCGGTTCAAGTTCGGCGGTGGGCACGGAGGCCACAATGGTCTGCGCGACATTTTCTCCCATCTGGGGCGCGATTTCTGGCGCGTGCGTCTCGGCGTCGGGCATCCCGGCCACCGCGATCAAGTGATCGACTACGTGCTCGGTCGCCCCGGTCGCGACGAGCAGATGCTGATAGACGCCTGCGTCGAGAAGGCTGCCGATCAGCTGCCTCGATTGGTCGCAGGCGACAGCGAACGCGCGATGCACGCGCTGCATTCGAGGTAA
- the ychF gene encoding redox-regulated ATPase YchF — translation MGFKCGIVGLPNVGKSTLFNALTKAGIQAENYPFCTIDPNVGVVPMPDPRLDELAQIVNPERVLPTTMEFVDIAGLVAGASQGEGLGNQFLAHIRETDAIAQVVRCFDDDDVIHVAGRVDPLADIEVIGTELILADMDTVDKTIKRLGRVAKSGDKEAIALLALCEALQKHLDGGRPARAMKLDPEQRRLLRELHLITLKPTLYIANVAEDGFESNPYLDRVREYARGEDAEVVPVCAAMEAEIAQLDDDDKVDFLAEMGLTEPGLDRVIRAGYRLLGLQTFFTAGVKEVRAWTVRQGATAPQGAGRIHTDFEKGFIRAEVIGYDDFIACGGEQGAKDAGKWRLEGKDYVLREGDVVHFRFNV, via the coding sequence ATGGGTTTCAAGTGCGGTATCGTCGGCCTGCCAAACGTTGGCAAGTCGACTCTGTTCAACGCGCTCACCAAGGCCGGCATCCAGGCCGAAAACTATCCGTTCTGCACTATCGATCCGAACGTCGGCGTGGTTCCCATGCCCGATCCGCGGCTCGACGAACTGGCGCAGATCGTCAATCCCGAGCGCGTTCTGCCGACAACCATGGAATTCGTCGACATCGCCGGTCTGGTCGCCGGCGCGTCGCAGGGCGAAGGGCTGGGCAACCAGTTTCTGGCGCATATCCGCGAGACCGACGCCATCGCTCAGGTCGTACGCTGCTTTGACGATGATGACGTGATCCATGTCGCCGGCCGAGTCGACCCTTTGGCTGACATCGAGGTGATTGGCACGGAGTTGATCCTGGCCGACATGGACACGGTGGATAAAACCATCAAGCGTCTCGGCCGCGTTGCCAAGTCTGGCGACAAGGAAGCGATCGCGCTGCTCGCGCTGTGTGAGGCGTTGCAGAAACATCTCGATGGCGGGCGCCCCGCGCGTGCGATGAAACTGGATCCGGAGCAGCGCCGCTTACTGCGCGAACTGCACCTGATCACCCTCAAGCCAACCTTGTATATTGCCAACGTTGCCGAGGATGGCTTCGAGAGCAATCCGTACCTTGATCGTGTGCGTGAATATGCAAGAGGCGAAGACGCCGAAGTGGTACCCGTGTGCGCTGCCATGGAGGCTGAAATTGCTCAGCTTGACGATGACGACAAGGTCGATTTTCTTGCCGAGATGGGGCTGACCGAACCGGGACTGGATCGCGTGATCCGTGCCGGTTACCGCCTGCTGGGCTTGCAGACTTTTTTCACCGCCGGCGTCAAAGAGGTTCGTGCCTGGACCGTACGCCAAGGGGCGACGGCTCCGCAAGGCGCGGGTCGGATTCACACCGATTTCGAGAAAGGGTTTATTCGCGCCGAAGTGATAGGGTACGACGATTTTATCGCGTGTGGCGGTGAACAGGGCGCCAAGGATGCAGGCAAATGGCGCCTGGAAGGTAAGGATTACGTTCTGCGCGAGGGCGATGTCGTCCACTTTCGTTTCAATGTTTAG
- a CDS encoding tyrosine-type recombinase/integrase, which yields MPLSDTQIRNAKPGLTPQGKQTDKSYKMGDSGGLYLEVAPSGGKWWRFKYRFDGKQKRLSLGVYPDVSLKAARERRDEARTLITEGVDPAEHRKAAKAAKSERAANSFEVVAREWVAKHSPNWAKTHASRTINRLEGDVYPWIGSKAIAEIEAPELLTVARRIEERGALETAHRVLSICGQVFRYAVATGRAKRDPTRDLRGALPPYKGKHFAAVTEPDKLAELLRTMDGYEGTLTVRCALRLAPLVFVRPGELRQAQWADIDLDAAEWRYHVTKTDTQHIVPLSTQAVAILRELEPLTGRGHYAFPSARNPRGDRPMSENTVNAAMRRLGIPKDEMSGHGFRAAARTILDEVLGFRPDFIEHQLAHAVRDPNGRAYNRTAHLPERRKMMQAWADYLDAIKSGANVTPIRRAAS from the coding sequence ATGCCGCTATCAGATACGCAGATTCGCAACGCCAAGCCCGGCCTGACGCCGCAAGGCAAACAGACCGACAAGTCCTACAAGATGGGCGATTCTGGCGGCCTGTATCTTGAGGTGGCCCCAAGTGGTGGCAAGTGGTGGCGCTTCAAGTACCGTTTCGACGGCAAACAAAAGCGCCTGTCCCTTGGCGTCTATCCCGATGTTTCCCTGAAAGCCGCCCGTGAACGGCGAGACGAAGCCCGCACGCTGATAACCGAAGGCGTAGACCCTGCCGAACACCGCAAGGCTGCGAAAGCGGCCAAGAGCGAGCGCGCGGCCAACAGTTTCGAGGTGGTGGCGCGGGAGTGGGTCGCCAAGCATTCCCCGAACTGGGCCAAGACGCACGCCAGCCGCACCATTAACCGCCTTGAGGGTGATGTTTACCCGTGGATCGGCAGCAAGGCTATTGCTGAGATAGAAGCGCCGGAGCTGCTGACCGTCGCCCGCAGGATCGAGGAGCGGGGAGCGCTAGAGACGGCGCACCGCGTCTTGAGCATCTGCGGCCAAGTGTTCCGCTATGCTGTCGCCACCGGGCGTGCCAAGCGCGACCCTACGCGCGATCTGCGCGGCGCATTACCACCCTACAAGGGCAAGCACTTTGCCGCTGTCACGGAACCCGACAAGCTGGCCGAGCTGCTACGCACGATGGACGGCTACGAAGGCACGCTAACCGTGCGCTGTGCTTTGCGATTGGCTCCGCTGGTGTTCGTGCGCCCTGGCGAGCTGCGGCAGGCACAGTGGGCCGATATAGACCTGGACGCCGCCGAGTGGCGCTACCACGTCACCAAGACCGACACACAGCACATCGTGCCCCTGTCCACGCAAGCCGTGGCGATCCTGCGCGAGCTTGAGCCGCTGACCGGGCGGGGGCATTACGCGTTCCCGAGCGCCAGAAACCCGCGTGGCGACCGTCCTATGTCCGAGAACACCGTTAACGCCGCCATGCGCCGCCTGGGTATCCCCAAGGACGAAATGAGCGGCCACGGCTTTCGTGCGGCGGCAAGAACGATTCTGGACGAGGTTCTAGGCTTCCGGCCCGACTTCATCGAACACCAGCTAGCGCACGCGGTACGCGATCCGAACGGGCGAGCCTACAACCGCACGGCGCACCTGCCCGAGCGGAGGAAGATGATGCAAGCCTGGGCGGACTACCTGGACGCGATCAAAAGCGGAGCCAACGTTACACCCATTAGGCGGGCTGCGTCGTGA
- a CDS encoding helix-turn-helix transcriptional regulator: MQSLPETGFLRLPQIIGDPKRNLPPLIPVGKTTWWEGVRAGKFPQPVKLSSRVTVWRAEDIRALIESTSAA; the protein is encoded by the coding sequence ATGCAGAGCCTTCCTGAAACCGGCTTCCTTCGTCTGCCGCAAATTATCGGCGATCCAAAGCGCAATCTTCCTCCGCTCATTCCCGTAGGTAAAACCACATGGTGGGAAGGCGTGCGTGCGGGGAAATTCCCCCAGCCCGTCAAGTTGTCGAGTCGAGTCACCGTCTGGCGAGCCGAGGACATTCGGGCGCTGATCGAATCGACCAGTGCGGCTTGA
- the istA gene encoding IS21 family transposase codes for MPTPRVPMRKIHEVLRLKHDAGLSHAKIARAVGLSKGAVSKYISLTAAQGIGWPTALTEAQLEARLFPAAPRASERVEPDFAALHTELKRKGVTLQLLWSEYVAAAGDRAYRYSQYCQLYRDWRARQRRSMRQVHRAGEKTFFDYAGPTVPVIDPASGEIRRAQVFVAVLGASSYTYAEATWTQSLPDWIGSHRRALEFFGGSSALWVPDNLKSAVAQASRYDPTPNSTYAEMAQHYGAAILPARPYKPKDKAKVEVGVQLVERWILARLRHRRFFSLGELNAAIRTLLDALNHRPFQKQPHSRAELFEALDKPALKPLPAQAYEYAEWRVAKPGIDYHLAIGDKLYSVPHALVGHKLDVRLTAATVEVFHKGHRVAVHPRDIPGRHATIPDHMPKSHRAHAQWSPGRFLNWASDIGPSTHAVVRHQLHDRPHPEHGYRACLGLLSHARRYGKARLEAACRRALMIGAPTYRSITSILAKGLDQQTPHETDATPLPDHANVRGAGYYH; via the coding sequence ATGCCAACACCGAGGGTTCCTATGCGAAAAATCCACGAGGTTCTGCGTCTGAAACATGATGCGGGTTTGAGTCACGCGAAGATCGCCCGCGCGGTTGGCTTGTCCAAGGGCGCGGTATCGAAGTACATCAGTCTGACGGCGGCCCAGGGCATCGGCTGGCCAACGGCGTTGACAGAGGCACAGCTCGAAGCGCGCTTGTTTCCGGCGGCGCCGCGGGCATCGGAGCGCGTTGAGCCGGACTTTGCCGCCCTGCACACCGAGCTGAAGCGCAAGGGCGTCACGCTGCAGCTGTTGTGGTCGGAGTATGTCGCCGCCGCAGGCGACAGGGCATACCGCTACAGCCAGTACTGCCAGCTCTATCGGGACTGGCGGGCGCGCCAGCGCCGCAGCATGCGGCAGGTCCACCGCGCCGGCGAGAAGACGTTCTTCGACTACGCCGGGCCGACCGTGCCGGTGATCGACCCGGCCAGCGGCGAGATTCGCCGGGCACAGGTCTTCGTCGCCGTGCTGGGTGCATCGAGCTACACCTATGCCGAGGCGACCTGGACGCAGTCGCTGCCGGATTGGATCGGCAGTCACCGCCGGGCGCTGGAATTCTTTGGCGGCTCCAGCGCCCTGTGGGTGCCGGACAACCTCAAATCCGCCGTGGCGCAGGCCAGCCGCTACGATCCGACGCCCAATTCGACCTATGCCGAGATGGCCCAGCACTACGGCGCCGCCATCCTGCCCGCGCGGCCCTACAAGCCCAAGGACAAGGCCAAGGTCGAGGTCGGCGTGCAGCTGGTCGAGCGCTGGATTCTGGCCCGGCTGCGGCACCGGCGGTTTTTTTCGCTGGGTGAGCTCAACGCCGCCATCCGCACGCTGCTCGATGCGCTCAATCACCGGCCGTTCCAGAAGCAGCCGCACAGCCGCGCCGAGCTGTTCGAGGCACTGGACAAACCGGCCCTCAAGCCGCTGCCGGCGCAAGCCTACGAGTACGCCGAGTGGCGGGTGGCCAAGCCCGGCATCGACTACCATCTGGCCATCGGCGACAAGCTCTACAGCGTCCCGCACGCCCTGGTCGGCCACAAGCTCGACGTGCGCCTGACCGCCGCAACGGTCGAGGTGTTTCACAAGGGCCACCGGGTCGCTGTGCATCCCCGCGACATCCCGGGCCGGCACGCCACCATACCCGATCACATGCCCAAGTCGCACCGCGCCCATGCGCAGTGGTCGCCCGGTCGCTTCCTGAATTGGGCTTCCGACATCGGTCCGTCAACCCATGCCGTCGTCCGCCATCAGCTGCATGACCGGCCGCACCCCGAGCACGGTTACCGCGCCTGCCTGGGGCTGCTCAGCCATGCCCGGCGCTACGGCAAGGCCCGGCTCGAAGCCGCCTGCCGGCGGGCGCTGATGATCGGCGCGCCGACTTATCGCTCCATCACCTCGATTCTGGCCAAGGGCCTCGATCAGCAGACACCGCACGAGACCGACGCCACCCCCTTGCCGGATCACGCCAATGTCCGCGGCGCCGGCTACTACCACTGA
- the istB gene encoding IS21-like element helper ATPase IstB — MLNHTTVHQLHSLKLAGMAEALAQQLDQPHAFELAFEERLALLIDREISHRDTRRLTRLLQLAKLRTPATIEDIDYRAGRGLKREVLSTLATGQWIKRRHNLTITGPTGCGKTYIACALGHQACRQGLSTRYFRLTRLLEDIRIAHGDGRYARLMKTLANTELLILDDFGIHKLSAAQRNDLMEVIEERHEKKSTLVASQLPVEHWHDVIGEATLADAILDRLLHRAHRITMTGDSMRKRQADLTDRDRKD, encoded by the coding sequence ATGCTCAATCACACCACCGTCCATCAACTCCACAGCCTCAAGCTCGCCGGCATGGCCGAGGCCCTGGCCCAGCAGCTCGATCAGCCGCATGCCTTTGAACTGGCCTTCGAAGAACGCTTGGCCTTGCTGATCGACCGCGAGATCAGCCATCGCGACACCCGCCGACTCACCCGGCTGCTGCAACTCGCCAAGCTCCGCACCCCGGCGACCATCGAGGATATCGACTACCGCGCCGGGCGCGGCCTCAAACGCGAGGTGCTCAGCACCCTGGCCACCGGCCAGTGGATAAAGCGCCGCCACAACCTGACCATCACCGGGCCTACCGGCTGCGGCAAAACCTACATCGCCTGCGCGCTGGGCCACCAGGCCTGCCGGCAGGGTCTGTCCACCCGCTACTTTCGCCTCACCCGGCTGCTCGAAGACATCCGCATCGCCCACGGCGACGGCCGCTACGCGCGGCTGATGAAAACGCTCGCCAATACCGAACTGCTGATCCTCGACGACTTCGGCATCCACAAGCTCTCTGCCGCCCAGCGCAATGACCTGATGGAAGTCATCGAGGAGCGCCACGAGAAAAAAAGCACCCTGGTCGCCAGTCAGCTCCCCGTCGAACACTGGCACGATGTCATCGGCGAGGCCACCCTGGCGGACGCCATCCTCGACCGCCTGCTGCACCGTGCACACCGCATCACGATGACCGGCGACTCGATGCGCAAGCGACAAGCCGATTTGACGGATCGTGACCGAAAGGACTAA